One stretch of Amycolatopsis tolypomycina DNA includes these proteins:
- a CDS encoding L,D-transpeptidase: MRRVLAALSTLAAAAALTACSAGGTADVKLAAETPSAPASTTSAATPAPAPVKAKPVMAAGVPCTITAKACVSLSGKQAWLLDEGKIVYGPVKMLPGKKSDPTPVGKWRVEYKEKMHLSKEFDNAKMPNSVFFAPGGIAFHEGSLSRYSAGCVHLSSAASLKFFTTLEKGDEVQVVR; this comes from the coding sequence GTGCGGCGCGTTCTGGCTGCTCTGTCCACTTTGGCCGCCGCGGCCGCGCTGACGGCCTGCTCGGCGGGCGGGACCGCGGACGTCAAGCTGGCGGCGGAAACGCCGTCGGCGCCCGCCTCGACGACGTCCGCGGCCACGCCCGCCCCTGCACCGGTGAAGGCGAAGCCGGTCATGGCGGCCGGGGTGCCGTGCACGATCACGGCGAAGGCGTGTGTTTCCCTTTCCGGCAAGCAGGCCTGGCTGCTCGACGAGGGCAAGATCGTGTACGGCCCGGTGAAGATGTTGCCCGGCAAGAAGAGCGACCCGACACCGGTGGGCAAGTGGCGGGTCGAGTACAAGGAAAAGATGCACCTGTCGAAGGAGTTCGACAACGCGAAGATGCCGAACTCGGTGTTCTTCGCCCCCGGCGGCATCGCGTTCCACGAGGGCAGCCTCAGCCGGTACTCGGCCGGCTGCGTGCACCTCTCGAGCGCGGCGTCGCTGAAGTTCTTCACCACCCTCGAGAAGGGCGACGAAGTCCAGGTCGTCCGGTGA
- a CDS encoding PQQ-dependent sugar dehydrogenase, with amino-acid sequence MVVRKLRLLLVAALIGVLLPAVAPGVAAAATLPAGFVLRDIDSGLGQYQFTDFAYLPDNSVLVTGKDGRVRWLPVTGTGRTIATLPVRTNEDLGLVGLAVAPDYATSRAIYLTRAITTTNGFVMRLARFTVTVDAAGAPAGLTGERTIFEAPGRFNVHSIDTVIAAADGTLWLSVGDDSDFRQMDPVALRAQDVNQPYGKILHLTADGAGVPGNPYYDAANPGSTASKVFARGFRNPFRFSIDPTLGLPVVGDVGWNSWEEIDVVQRGANQGWPCWEGNHPTPGYSGLAGCAGVPNQPPLFELPHGDGVMTGNSITGGIVYNGSSYPEAYRGSYFFGDYVANKIWTLRYDDQGRLTQAPENPPVFTGIGGPAKFGAAPNGDIVYADILSGALRRLSYSAGNTAPVAKAATTTNPDTRTVSFDGSASVDYDNDALKYDWTFGDGTTAADAGPKVTHTYAAGTESFTAKLVVRDPLGLTGEVTVPVAPGNHTPELTLTSPGATTFAVTEPVTVSATATDAEDGALPITWTTAVRHCPSEATCHAHPGIGGTGSSFSQPFTEHPASRMEFTATVTDSAGVSTSKTYTAMPRQHRITLRATQPAALSISVAGGASTAMVTEGATFDVEAAQLAIDGVSTFSGWQDGPAENPRFVTVGTTDLTLTANYATPIDQRYDADPALRAMLGAPSAAEVTDGPVHYRVYANGRLYWSAATGTRYVTGQVLEKYVAVGGHSVLGPPTSDTAPTADGVGQYSDFIANGNVGSIYFTPATGAHTIYGEIRKKWAATGYQNGLGYPTTDELGVFDGVGRYNHFIKGGNVGSIYYTTATGAHTIYGEIRKKWAATGYETGLGYPTTDELGVNDGVGRYNHFIKGGNVGSIYYTTATGAHTIYGEIRKKWAATGYEAGLGYPTTDELGVNDGVGRYNHFIKDGNVGSIYYTTATGAHTVYGEIRKKWAAWGYERGLGYPTTDELGVTGGRGRYNHFSLGSSIYFTPTTGARVVKGEIRKRWAALGWEQSYLGYPKSDEYAISGGYRSDFEGGYIIYTSAGARDYRW; translated from the coding sequence ATGGTTGTGCGGAAGTTGCGTTTGCTGCTGGTTGCGGCCTTGATCGGGGTGTTGCTGCCCGCCGTGGCGCCGGGGGTGGCCGCGGCGGCGACGCTGCCGGCCGGGTTCGTGCTCCGGGACATCGACTCCGGCCTCGGGCAGTACCAGTTCACGGACTTCGCCTACCTGCCGGACAACTCCGTCCTGGTCACCGGCAAGGACGGCCGCGTCCGCTGGCTCCCGGTCACCGGGACCGGCCGGACGATCGCGACGCTGCCGGTCCGCACCAACGAGGACCTCGGCCTCGTCGGGCTGGCCGTGGCGCCGGACTACGCGACGTCGCGCGCCATCTACCTCACCCGGGCGATCACCACCACGAACGGCTTCGTCATGCGGCTGGCGCGGTTCACCGTGACCGTGGACGCGGCGGGCGCGCCGGCCGGTCTCACCGGCGAGCGGACGATCTTCGAGGCGCCGGGCCGGTTCAACGTCCACAGCATCGACACCGTCATCGCCGCCGCGGACGGGACGCTGTGGCTGTCCGTCGGCGACGACAGCGACTTCCGGCAGATGGACCCGGTCGCGCTGCGCGCCCAGGACGTCAACCAGCCCTACGGCAAGATCCTCCACCTGACTGCCGACGGCGCCGGCGTGCCGGGGAACCCGTACTACGACGCGGCCAACCCGGGCTCGACCGCGAGCAAGGTGTTCGCGCGCGGGTTCCGCAACCCGTTCCGCTTCAGCATCGACCCGACCCTCGGCCTGCCGGTCGTCGGCGACGTCGGCTGGAACAGCTGGGAAGAGATCGACGTCGTCCAGCGCGGCGCCAACCAGGGCTGGCCGTGCTGGGAGGGCAACCACCCGACGCCGGGCTACAGCGGCCTCGCGGGGTGCGCCGGCGTGCCGAACCAGCCGCCGCTGTTCGAGCTGCCGCACGGCGACGGCGTCATGACGGGCAACAGCATCACCGGCGGGATCGTCTACAACGGATCCAGCTATCCCGAGGCCTACCGCGGCTCGTACTTCTTCGGCGACTACGTGGCCAACAAGATCTGGACGCTGCGGTACGACGACCAGGGCCGGCTCACGCAGGCGCCGGAGAACCCGCCGGTCTTCACCGGCATCGGCGGCCCGGCGAAGTTCGGGGCGGCGCCCAACGGCGACATCGTCTACGCCGACATCCTGTCCGGTGCGCTGCGCCGCCTGAGCTACTCGGCGGGCAACACGGCGCCGGTGGCCAAGGCCGCGACGACCACGAACCCGGACACCCGCACGGTGTCGTTCGACGGCTCGGCTTCCGTCGACTACGACAACGACGCGCTGAAGTACGACTGGACCTTCGGCGACGGGACAACCGCGGCCGACGCGGGCCCGAAGGTGACGCACACCTACGCGGCGGGCACCGAGTCGTTCACCGCGAAACTGGTGGTCCGCGACCCGCTCGGGCTCACCGGCGAGGTCACCGTCCCGGTCGCGCCCGGCAACCACACCCCGGAGCTCACCCTGACCTCGCCCGGGGCCACCACGTTCGCGGTCACCGAGCCGGTCACCGTGAGTGCCACCGCGACCGACGCCGAGGACGGCGCGCTGCCGATCACCTGGACCACGGCGGTGCGGCACTGCCCGAGCGAAGCGACGTGCCACGCGCACCCGGGGATCGGCGGGACCGGCTCGAGCTTCTCGCAGCCGTTCACCGAGCACCCGGCCTCCCGGATGGAGTTCACCGCGACGGTGACCGACAGCGCGGGTGTCAGCACGTCCAAGACGTACACGGCGATGCCGCGGCAGCACCGGATCACCCTGCGCGCCACGCAGCCGGCGGCGCTGAGCATCTCGGTGGCGGGCGGGGCCAGCACGGCGATGGTCACCGAAGGCGCCACCTTCGACGTCGAAGCCGCACAGCTGGCCATCGACGGCGTCTCGACGTTCTCCGGCTGGCAGGACGGTCCTGCGGAAAACCCGAGGTTCGTCACCGTCGGCACGACCGACCTGACGCTGACGGCGAACTACGCGACCCCGATCGACCAGCGCTACGACGCCGACCCGGCGTTGCGGGCGATGCTCGGGGCGCCGTCGGCGGCCGAGGTCACCGACGGCCCGGTCCACTACCGGGTCTACGCGAACGGCCGGCTGTACTGGAGCGCCGCGACCGGCACCCGGTACGTCACCGGCCAGGTGCTGGAGAAGTACGTCGCCGTCGGCGGGCACAGCGTGCTCGGGCCACCGACGTCGGACACGGCGCCGACCGCGGACGGCGTGGGCCAGTACAGCGACTTCATCGCCAACGGCAACGTGGGTTCGATCTACTTCACCCCGGCGACGGGTGCGCACACGATCTACGGCGAGATCCGGAAGAAGTGGGCGGCCACGGGTTACCAGAACGGTCTCGGTTACCCGACGACCGACGAACTCGGTGTGTTCGACGGTGTCGGTCGCTACAACCATTTCATCAAGGGTGGCAACGTCGGGTCGATCTACTACACGACCGCGACGGGTGCGCACACGATCTACGGGGAGATCCGGAAGAAGTGGGCGGCGACGGGCTACGAGACCGGCCTGGGTTATCCGACGACGGATGAGCTGGGGGTCAACGACGGTGTCGGTCGCTACAACCATTTCATCAAGGGTGGCAACGTCGGGTCGATCTACTACACGACCGCGACGGGTGCGCACACGATCTACGGGGAGATCCGGAAGAAGTGGGCGGCCACGGGTTACGAGGCCGGTCTCGGCTATCCGACGACGGACGAACTCGGGGTCAACGACGGTGTCGGTCGCTACAACCACTTCATCAAGGACGGCAACGTCGGCTCGATCTACTACACGACCGCGACCGGCGCGCACACCGTCTACGGCGAGATCCGCAAGAAGTGGGCGGCGTGGGGCTACGAACGCGGTCTGGGCTACCCGACGACCGACGAGCTCGGCGTGACGGGCGGCCGCGGCCGCTACAACCACTTCAGCCTCGGCAGCTCGATCTACTTCACGCCGACGACCGGTGCCCGCGTGGTGAAGGGCGAGATCCGGAAGCGCTGGGCGGCACTCGGGTGGGAACAGTCCTACCTGGGCTACCCGAAGTCGGACGAGTACGCGATCAGCGGTGGGTACCGCAGCGACTTCGAGGGCGGGTACATCATCTACACGTCCGCCGGGGCCCGCGACTATCGCTGGTAA
- a CDS encoding L,D-transpeptidase, whose translation MKRLLAGAAALATAFVLTACSGGGSAGVSNAGGGAVAAAGTGGGTPTTSSTTPTSATPSTSATPTPTPESTKPAPTSTSAKPKPKPTPKPAPKPAPDPSVPCAAAAAAPGTAACVDISAHKAWLLQGGKVIYGPVPMLPGRKGYETPTGKFRVLSKEKMHLSKQFDNAEMPNSVFFYPGDAFHTGSLSVYSHGCIHLSPSASLKFFNTLHIGDVVQVVP comes from the coding sequence GTGAAGAGGCTTCTGGCGGGAGCGGCCGCGTTGGCCACCGCGTTCGTCCTGACCGCCTGCTCCGGCGGGGGCTCGGCCGGCGTCTCGAACGCGGGCGGCGGGGCCGTCGCCGCGGCGGGCACCGGCGGCGGGACGCCGACGACCTCCAGCACCACCCCGACGAGCGCCACCCCGTCGACGAGCGCCACGCCGACGCCCACCCCGGAGTCCACGAAGCCGGCGCCGACCAGCACCTCGGCCAAGCCGAAGCCCAAGCCGACCCCGAAGCCGGCGCCGAAGCCCGCACCGGACCCCAGCGTCCCGTGCGCCGCGGCGGCCGCGGCCCCGGGCACGGCCGCCTGCGTCGACATCTCCGCGCACAAGGCGTGGCTGCTCCAGGGCGGCAAGGTCATCTACGGGCCCGTGCCGATGCTGCCGGGCCGCAAGGGCTACGAGACCCCGACCGGCAAGTTCCGCGTGCTCTCGAAGGAGAAGATGCACCTGTCGAAGCAGTTCGACAACGCGGAGATGCCGAACTCGGTCTTCTTCTACCCGGGTGACGCCTTCCACACGGGCAGCCTCTCGGTGTACTCGCACGGCTGCATCCACCTGTCGCCGAGCGCGTCCCTGAAGTTCTTCAACACGCTGCACATCGGCGACGTCGTGCAGGTCGTCCCGTAA
- a CDS encoding serine/threonine-protein kinase — protein sequence MLIADRYELDELPLGRGGMGAVHGGFDRRLGRRVAIKLLRLPGRDEELEARFAREARILATLDHPGVPTLYDYGTHDDRLFQVMQFVDGVTVADLLAEHGPLPVPWAAAIAAQACAVLTAAHALAVCHRDLKPSNLMLGPDGGVKVMDFGLAVLREADAAQFTRAGQLLGTPSYMAPEQIQRGGAEPRSDLYALGCVLHEMLTGRRLFDGPTAYAVFERQVKELPPPVPGVPKPLNALLAEVLAKDPEARPSGAAALYERLGAFVGGLPPLPGFLVPPSVPSPGRMYARMLGRVSG from the coding sequence ATGCTGATCGCCGACCGCTACGAGCTCGACGAGCTGCCGCTCGGCCGCGGCGGGATGGGCGCGGTGCACGGCGGGTTCGACCGCAGGCTGGGCCGCCGCGTGGCGATCAAGCTGCTCAGGCTGCCGGGCCGCGACGAAGAGCTCGAAGCCCGCTTCGCCCGCGAAGCCCGCATCCTGGCGACGCTCGACCACCCCGGCGTGCCGACGCTGTACGACTACGGCACCCATGACGACCGGTTGTTCCAGGTCATGCAGTTCGTCGACGGCGTGACGGTGGCCGACCTGCTCGCCGAACACGGGCCGCTGCCGGTGCCGTGGGCCGCGGCGATCGCGGCGCAGGCGTGCGCGGTGCTGACCGCCGCCCACGCGCTCGCGGTCTGCCACCGCGACCTCAAGCCGTCCAACCTGATGCTCGGGCCCGACGGCGGCGTGAAGGTGATGGACTTCGGCCTGGCCGTGCTCCGCGAAGCCGACGCGGCGCAGTTCACGCGGGCCGGGCAGCTGCTGGGGACGCCGTCGTACATGGCGCCCGAGCAGATCCAGCGGGGTGGCGCGGAGCCGCGCAGCGACCTCTACGCGCTGGGGTGCGTGCTGCACGAGATGCTCACCGGCCGGCGGCTCTTCGACGGGCCCACGGCGTACGCGGTGTTCGAGCGGCAGGTCAAGGAACTGCCGCCGCCGGTGCCGGGCGTGCCGAAACCGTTGAACGCCCTGCTCGCCGAGGTGCTGGCGAAGGACCCGGAAGCCCGGCCGTCCGGCGCGGCCGCGCTGTACGAGCGGCTCGGCGCGTTCGTCGGCGGGCTGCCGCCGCTGCCGGGGTTCCTGGTGCCGCCGTCGGTGCCCAGCCCGGGGCGGATGTACGCGCGGATGCTGGGCCGGGTCAGCGGCTGA
- a CDS encoding HsdM family class I SAM-dependent methyltransferase, translating to MDDDATVSAADIARLAGVGRAAVSNWRRRYPDFPQPVGGTASSPLFGLSAVAGWFRARGKKFELSAGERAWQRLRALGDDLDLPERVSRAGVFFAFQAGVFDTFDSKLDDPELLTLLSEMTHQSGPVEAFELLCRRYFEAHSRRLSATPEPIAELMARLTGPVSTILDPACGFGALALASGAKTVLGQDSDPMTASIAALRLKLRGIEAEVYAVDALREDAFAGRTAEAVLCDPPFNERAWGHDELVGDERWEYGLPPRGEPELAWVQHCLAHVEPGGTVAILMPGAAAGRRSGKRIRGNLLRAGAVRAVVTLAPAGPDLWLLRRPAPGERAPSTVLLGEAGDVLSTVDEMWREFRAHPESGVRIIDLLDDDVDLTPARRRARDEDPGQAFEAVRARFAELAPQLPPLEAADAEPAFTTIGELVKAGVVEVRHMARTDAEPPVAQRGDVVASVTGIAYVHSGPPEPVGAGLTVYRLDAERLDADFLAGCLRAADLPAASASTRIDGRRVRIPRVPIGVQREYGRVFRNLAEFDAVLREAAETGRELVRLGFAGLVEGRLRPGR from the coding sequence ATGGACGACGACGCCACGGTCAGCGCGGCCGACATCGCGCGGCTCGCCGGGGTCGGCCGGGCCGCGGTCAGCAACTGGCGCCGCCGCTACCCGGACTTCCCGCAGCCGGTCGGCGGCACGGCGTCGAGCCCGTTGTTCGGCCTTTCCGCCGTCGCCGGCTGGTTCCGCGCCCGCGGCAAGAAGTTCGAGCTGAGCGCCGGCGAACGCGCGTGGCAGCGCCTGCGCGCCCTCGGCGACGACCTCGACCTCCCCGAGCGCGTCAGCCGCGCGGGCGTCTTCTTCGCCTTCCAGGCCGGGGTCTTCGACACCTTCGACAGCAAGCTCGACGACCCGGAGCTGCTCACCCTGCTCAGCGAGATGACGCACCAGTCCGGCCCGGTCGAGGCGTTCGAACTGTTGTGCCGCAGGTACTTCGAGGCCCACTCCCGGCGGCTTTCGGCGACGCCGGAGCCGATCGCCGAGCTGATGGCCCGGCTCACCGGCCCGGTGTCGACGATCCTCGACCCCGCGTGCGGCTTCGGCGCCCTCGCGCTGGCGAGCGGCGCGAAAACCGTGCTGGGCCAGGACAGCGACCCGATGACGGCGTCGATCGCCGCGCTGCGGCTGAAGCTGCGGGGCATCGAGGCCGAGGTCTACGCGGTCGACGCGCTGCGCGAAGACGCCTTCGCCGGCCGGACCGCCGAAGCGGTGTTGTGCGATCCGCCGTTCAACGAACGCGCCTGGGGGCACGACGAGCTGGTCGGCGACGAGCGCTGGGAGTACGGCCTGCCCCCGCGCGGCGAGCCCGAGCTCGCCTGGGTGCAGCACTGCCTCGCGCACGTCGAACCCGGTGGCACGGTGGCGATCCTGATGCCGGGCGCGGCGGCCGGCCGCCGCAGCGGCAAGCGCATCCGGGGCAACCTGCTGCGCGCGGGCGCGGTCCGCGCGGTCGTCACGCTGGCGCCGGCGGGTCCCGACCTCTGGCTGCTGCGGCGGCCCGCTCCCGGCGAGCGCGCGCCGTCCACCGTGCTGCTCGGTGAAGCGGGCGACGTGTTGTCCACAGTGGACGAAATGTGGCGGGAGTTCCGCGCGCACCCCGAATCCGGCGTCCGGATCATCGACCTGCTCGACGACGACGTCGACCTCACGCCGGCCCGCCGCCGCGCCAGGGACGAGGATCCCGGGCAGGCGTTCGAGGCCGTGCGGGCGCGGTTCGCCGAACTGGCGCCGCAGCTGCCGCCGCTCGAGGCGGCGGACGCCGAGCCGGCGTTCACCACGATCGGCGAGCTGGTCAAGGCCGGGGTGGTCGAGGTCAGGCACATGGCCCGCACGGACGCCGAACCGCCGGTGGCGCAGCGGGGTGACGTCGTCGCGTCGGTGACCGGCATCGCGTACGTCCACAGTGGACCGCCGGAGCCGGTGGGGGCCGGCCTGACCGTGTACCGCCTCGACGCCGAGCGGCTGGACGCGGACTTCCTGGCCGGCTGCCTGCGCGCGGCCGACCTGCCCGCCGCGTCGGCGTCCACGCGGATCGACGGCAGGCGCGTGCGGATCCCGCGGGTCCCGATCGGTGTCCAGCGCGAGTACGGCCGGGTGTTCCGGAACCTCGCCGAGTTCGACGCCGTGCTGCGCGAGGCGGCCGAAACGGGGCGTGAGCTGGTCCGGCTAGGCTTCGCAGGACTTGTCGAAGGACGGCTCAGGCCGGGCCGATAG
- a CDS encoding PP2C family protein-serine/threonine phosphatase, whose protein sequence is MTHDRYVLRYAAGSDVGKRRRVNEDAVYASSRLLAVADGIGGQPHGEVASATAVDVLRELEVDLRRLDLTNVDLVATLAGVVKSIDARLHEVASQEPTTEGMGTTLTALLFDGTEFAAAHIGDSRGYLLRDGGLRRLTRDHTLVQALVEDGRVAAEDAESHPRRSLLMKALQTAGSGDPDIWTFKAKPGDRYLLCSDGLSGPVPEAKLRDVLDTGAEPAEVIPELIRLANEAGGPDNITCVVADVTA, encoded by the coding sequence ATGACACACGATCGGTACGTCCTGCGGTACGCCGCAGGGTCGGACGTCGGCAAGCGTCGCCGGGTCAACGAGGACGCGGTGTACGCGAGTTCCCGGCTCCTCGCCGTCGCCGACGGCATCGGCGGCCAGCCGCACGGCGAAGTCGCCAGCGCGACGGCGGTCGACGTGCTGCGCGAGCTCGAGGTCGACCTGCGCCGGCTCGACCTGACGAACGTGGACCTGGTGGCCACCCTGGCCGGCGTGGTCAAGTCGATCGACGCGCGGCTGCACGAAGTGGCTTCGCAGGAACCGACGACCGAAGGCATGGGCACCACGCTGACGGCCCTGCTCTTCGACGGAACCGAGTTCGCGGCGGCCCACATCGGCGACTCCCGCGGATACCTCCTGCGCGACGGCGGCCTGCGCCGGCTGACCCGCGACCACACCCTCGTACAGGCCCTGGTCGAAGACGGCCGCGTCGCCGCGGAGGACGCCGAGTCCCACCCCCGCCGATCACTGCTGATGAAGGCCCTGCAGACGGCAGGCTCCGGCGACCCGGACATCTGGACGTTCAAGGCCAAGCCCGGCGACCGCTACCTGCTCTGCTCGGACGGCCTCAGCGGCCCGGTCCCCGAGGCGAAGCTGCGCGACGTCCTGGACACCGGCGCGGAGCCGGCCGAGGTGATCCCGGAGCTGATCCGCCTGGCCAACGAAGCCGGTGGCCCGGACAACATCACCTGCGTGGTCGCCGACGTCACGGCCTGA
- a CDS encoding GAF and ANTAR domain-containing protein — protein MQDHPDHLDPNPGAALSSIARTLQAEPDVDSTLAAIVKAAVDHVDGAEQAGISLVERGRAIRTVAPTDDAVTAIDEVQYRTGQSPCLDAIAEHQVFSTGDLAAEDRWPAFARAAAGFGVRSMLSYRLFVTENTLGALNLYSRTRDAFSRQTQEDGRLFATHAAIALVGAQTEAQLTAAIESRDVIGMAKGILMQRHDVDAVAAFRMLVESSQHSNMKLHQVAAWLVDHRQDL, from the coding sequence GTGCAGGACCATCCCGACCACCTGGACCCGAATCCCGGTGCGGCGCTGAGCTCGATCGCGCGGACGCTGCAGGCGGAACCCGATGTCGACTCCACCCTGGCCGCCATCGTCAAGGCCGCGGTCGACCACGTCGACGGCGCCGAGCAGGCCGGGATCTCGCTCGTCGAACGCGGGCGTGCCATCCGGACCGTCGCCCCGACCGACGACGCCGTCACCGCGATCGACGAAGTCCAGTACCGCACCGGCCAAAGCCCCTGCCTCGACGCCATCGCCGAGCACCAGGTCTTCAGCACCGGCGACCTCGCCGCCGAGGACCGCTGGCCGGCGTTCGCCCGCGCGGCCGCGGGGTTCGGCGTGCGCTCGATGCTGTCCTACCGGCTGTTCGTCACCGAGAACACGCTCGGCGCCCTGAACCTCTACTCGCGAACCCGCGACGCCTTCAGCAGGCAGACACAGGAGGACGGCAGGCTGTTCGCCACGCACGCGGCGATCGCGCTGGTCGGCGCCCAGACCGAGGCGCAGCTGACCGCCGCGATCGAATCGCGCGACGTCATCGGCATGGCCAAGGGCATCCTGATGCAACGCCACGACGTCGACGCCGTCGCGGCGTTCCGGATGCTCGTCGAGAGCTCGCAGCACTCCAACATGAAGCTGCACCAGGTCGCCGCGTGGCTCGTCGACCACCGCCAGGACCTCTGA